The following are from one region of the Dehalococcoidia bacterium genome:
- a CDS encoding MFS transporter, whose product MKQTATEDVYRYWRKRILISLWISYAMFYVGRVNMGVAIPLIQDDLGYTKTTLGWILTALFAAYAFGQFVNGQLGDKLGGRVMIATGLILSAVFNLLFGFSTILTAMVVIWALNGYVQSMGWSPSVKTVANWFPRRIRGRVSGIMGTSYQVGAAVSILLAGLMAANFGWQGVFWLPAIILVVAGIHWYVRGRNAPEVVGLPSLEEEEEGIEREEACEDHYLGFSHTLRTVLTSRPIWIVAFGLFFLNIIRYGFMDWAPSYLFEEEGATISTAAFKTGLMPLAGIAGAVLTGWLSDRVFKERRAPAAAIMLLFLAFFTWVFIQTTGAHWVVGLLVLMAIGFFTYGPHVAMCAACPMDFGTRKAAASAAGFIDGVGYIGAAVTGVLSGYLVENYGWNTAFYLWLGGAIAAAALMLVLWNYRPKLGEYH is encoded by the coding sequence GTGAAGCAGACCGCGACAGAAGACGTATATCGCTACTGGCGAAAGCGAATCCTGATATCGCTCTGGATAAGCTACGCTATGTTCTACGTGGGGCGGGTCAACATGGGTGTCGCCATCCCCCTCATTCAGGATGATTTGGGATACACCAAGACAACATTAGGCTGGATACTGACTGCCCTGTTTGCCGCCTATGCCTTTGGGCAATTTGTGAACGGCCAGTTAGGGGATAAGCTCGGTGGCAGGGTAATGATTGCAACGGGGCTGATACTGAGCGCAGTATTCAATCTGCTTTTCGGTTTTTCTACAATCCTCACCGCGATGGTCGTTATATGGGCACTCAACGGATATGTACAGTCCATGGGCTGGTCACCCAGCGTAAAGACAGTCGCTAACTGGTTCCCACGCCGGATAAGAGGTAGAGTCAGTGGGATAATGGGCACAAGCTATCAGGTGGGAGCTGCGGTCTCCATACTCCTTGCTGGCCTGATGGCTGCCAACTTTGGTTGGCAAGGGGTTTTCTGGCTGCCAGCAATCATCCTCGTCGTGGCAGGCATCCACTGGTACGTCAGGGGACGCAATGCCCCTGAGGTCGTTGGCCTACCCAGCCTGGAGGAGGAAGAAGAGGGTATTGAGAGAGAAGAGGCCTGTGAAGACCATTATCTCGGCTTCTCACATACTTTGCGCACAGTACTAACTAGTCGCCCTATATGGATCGTGGCCTTTGGCCTGTTTTTCCTGAACATCATCAGGTACGGTTTCATGGATTGGGCACCCTCTTACCTATTCGAAGAAGAGGGCGCAACTATATCGACTGCCGCCTTCAAGACTGGGCTCATGCCTCTCGCTGGCATAGCGGGAGCCGTCCTTACCGGTTGGCTGTCGGACAGGGTTTTCAAAGAACGCAGGGCACCCGCTGCTGCCATTATGCTCCTCTTCCTAGCCTTCTTCACCTGGGTATTCATTCAAACCACGGGCGCACATTGGGTTGTAGGGCTTCTGGTACTGATGGCTATCGGCTTCTTTACCTACGGACCTCACGTTGCCATGTGCGCTGCATGTCCTATGGATTTCGGCACCAGGAAGGCGGCTGCCTCAGCGGCTGGCTTTATTGATGGCGTTGGCTATATTGGTGCCGCCGTGACAGGGGTGCTTTCGGGCTACTTAGTGGAAAACTACGGGTGGAATACTGCCTTCTACCTGTGGTTGGGAGGTGCCATAGCGGCAGCAGCGCTTATGCTTGTACTATGGAACTACAGGCCCAAACTCGGAGAATACCACTAG
- a CDS encoding phosphocholine cytidylyltransferase family protein, producing MGTGLTGRELHRQILKHLDDKLADRMAEAILQRHGQEIWEVFLDDLSQQGFDLRSLGKYPKVKAIIVAAGESNMLLPLTKDMPNCLLQIGDRTLLSRELENLRACGIYDIVVVRGYQGDKIRYPEVRYYENRDYHNTGILSSLFHAEDEMEGEFIFCYSDILYAKQVLELLLRDQSDISLVVDTDWEQHYYQRHQHPVAQAELVRVEGDRIRQIGRNVIAAGEAHGEFIGLAKFKKDGAGALKRIHEWAIQSYSGRAFHSSPSVDKAYFTDLIQELIDQGYPVCHIDIQGGWAEIDTVEDFDRVSGHVQSILQID from the coding sequence ATGGGAACTGGCTTGACTGGCAGAGAACTGCATCGCCAAATCTTGAAACACCTCGATGATAAGCTAGCTGACAGAATGGCAGAAGCTATCCTCCAAAGGCATGGGCAGGAAATCTGGGAGGTTTTTCTGGACGACCTTTCTCAGCAGGGCTTCGACCTGCGCTCACTGGGGAAATACCCGAAGGTCAAGGCGATCATCGTAGCCGCCGGTGAAAGTAATATGCTGCTTCCACTTACCAAGGATATGCCAAACTGCCTTCTACAGATAGGGGACAGGACCCTCCTCAGCAGGGAGCTGGAAAACCTCAGGGCATGTGGTATATACGACATTGTGGTGGTACGTGGATACCAGGGAGACAAAATCAGGTACCCCGAGGTACGATACTATGAAAACAGAGACTACCATAATACCGGCATCTTGAGTTCCCTGTTCCATGCGGAGGATGAGATGGAAGGTGAGTTTATATTCTGCTACTCGGATATTCTGTATGCCAAGCAAGTGCTTGAACTGCTTCTCCGAGATCAGTCTGATATCTCGCTCGTGGTCGACACCGACTGGGAGCAGCACTACTATCAGCGCCACCAGCACCCGGTTGCCCAGGCTGAGCTGGTCAGAGTTGAAGGCGACCGGATAAGACAGATTGGTAGGAATGTCATAGCAGCAGGTGAAGCCCACGGTGAGTTCATCGGGCTGGCTAAATTCAAAAAAGACGGTGCTGGAGCCCTAAAGCGGATCCACGAGTGGGCTATTCAGAGTTACAGCGGTAGAGCCTTTCACAGCTCACCCTCGGTAGATAAAGCCTATTTCACCGACCTGATCCAAGAGCTTATAGACCAGGGATATCCTGTGTGCCACATTGATATCCAAGGCGGTTGGGCGGAGATCGACACCGTCGAGGATTTCGATCGGGTGAGTGGACACGTGCAATCAATATTACAAATAGATTAA
- a CDS encoding phosphocholine cytidylyltransferase family protein: MKAIIVAAGPSSRLIPVTNEMPKCLLAVGGKTILERALEALRANGIERIAVVRGYCSHLVNYPNVTYYENPNFRENNILRSLFYAEREMDDDFIFSYSDIVYSSEIVAKLMECEADIALTVDVDWLHAYDGRDLHPISEAELVKVENGKVVKIGKEVVRPDEAHGEFIGLAKFTRSGAEAMKTAYHRVAEECPAVPFQHAASLEKAYITDMIQELIDNGQPAQSIDIEGDWMEIDTPQDLERARKVFIQ, translated from the coding sequence ATGAAAGCTATTATTGTTGCTGCTGGCCCCAGTAGCCGCCTGATACCCGTTACCAACGAAATGCCAAAATGCCTGTTAGCGGTTGGCGGTAAAACCATCCTTGAGAGAGCGCTCGAGGCGCTGAGAGCAAACGGGATTGAGAGGATTGCAGTTGTTAGGGGCTATTGCAGCCATCTAGTCAATTATCCTAACGTAACATATTACGAGAACCCCAACTTTAGAGAAAACAATATCCTCAGGTCTTTATTCTACGCCGAGCGTGAAATGGACGACGACTTTATCTTCTCCTACTCAGATATCGTCTATAGCAGTGAGATTGTGGCGAAACTAATGGAATGTGAGGCAGATATTGCCCTGACAGTGGACGTCGACTGGCTTCATGCGTATGACGGACGTGACCTGCACCCCATTTCCGAGGCTGAGCTGGTCAAGGTGGAAAATGGCAAGGTGGTAAAAATAGGCAAGGAAGTGGTCCGTCCAGATGAGGCTCACGGGGAATTTATAGGCCTCGCCAAGTTCACCAGGTCAGGAGCCGAAGCTATGAAGACAGCATATCATCGGGTGGCAGAAGAGTGCCCCGCTGTTCCGTTTCAGCATGCAGCCTCCCTGGAAAAGGCATACATAACCGACATGATACAGGAGCTTATCGATAACGGACAGCCGGCGCAAAGCATTGACATCGAGGGCGACTGGATGGAAATCGATACGCCGCAAGACCTGGAACGAGCCCGAAAAGTATTTATCCAATAA
- a CDS encoding 3-oxoacyl-ACP synthase III, whose protein sequence is MLYKNVRIAAFGYEIPGTIVTSLSLEERVAPIYEKLNLSYGRFEMMTGIHERRFWDDETTPSQASARAAEKAIAKSGIDKGDIECLLHTSVCRDFLEPATALIVHNSLGLPATALVFDISNACLGFTNGMVTLANMIELGQVRAGIVVGAEGGKRCIERTIDEVLNDPDITRDKLKVSFASLTLGSGAVAVVLTSSSLSKSGHKLLGGVIRTASEHNDLCRVEPDTYFYDPHSHPYMSTDYAGILKNGQILARETWQAFQRELGWRELDIDKVFCHQVSTVHQHLLFRTVGLDESKGFSTVEYLGNIASCSLPISLAVGIEEGRLNTGDNVLLMAGGSGIAGIMLGVLW, encoded by the coding sequence ATGCTGTACAAGAACGTCCGCATCGCGGCTTTTGGTTACGAGATCCCGGGGACAATCGTCACGTCACTGAGCTTGGAAGAAAGAGTAGCCCCCATATACGAGAAACTGAATCTCTCTTACGGACGCTTCGAAATGATGACCGGAATTCATGAGCGGCGATTCTGGGACGATGAGACGACGCCAAGCCAGGCCAGTGCAAGAGCAGCAGAAAAGGCTATAGCCAAGTCGGGAATCGATAAAGGGGACATCGAATGTCTACTTCATACTTCCGTATGTCGTGATTTTCTCGAGCCGGCGACAGCTTTGATAGTCCATAATTCTTTGGGCCTCCCTGCCACAGCTCTTGTCTTCGACATCTCAAATGCCTGCCTGGGTTTCACCAACGGCATGGTAACTCTGGCAAATATGATCGAACTGGGCCAGGTAAGAGCAGGAATTGTGGTTGGCGCGGAGGGTGGTAAGCGATGTATTGAAAGAACAATCGACGAAGTCCTAAATGACCCGGACATCACCAGGGATAAGCTCAAGGTCTCGTTTGCCTCTCTAACCCTGGGATCTGGAGCGGTGGCAGTGGTGCTAACTAGTTCTTCCCTGTCGAAATCCGGCCACAAACTCTTGGGGGGAGTGATTCGTACTGCTTCAGAACACAACGACCTCTGCCGCGTAGAACCTGATACTTATTTCTACGACCCGCATAGCCACCCCTATATGAGTACGGACTATGCAGGAATTCTGAAAAACGGCCAAATATTAGCGCGCGAAACATGGCAGGCCTTCCAACGAGAGTTGGGCTGGAGAGAGTTGGATATAGACAAGGTTTTCTGCCACCAGGTTAGCACTGTCCATCAACATCTGCTGTTTCGCACCGTGGGGCTGGATGAATCCAAGGGCTTTTCCACTGTAGAGTACCTGGGAAACATCGCTTCTTGTTCACTTCCTATTTCGCTAGCCGTAGGAATTGAGGAGGGTCGTCTTAATACAGGTGATAATGTTCTGCTAATGGCAGGCGGTAGTGGCATAGCTGGTATTATGCTCGGTGTGCTATGGTAA
- a CDS encoding 3-oxoacyl-ACP synthase III, with protein MLYNNVFIETLGYELPENVVTSLSLEERLAPVYDKLNLAYGRLETMTGIRERRVWNNGTPPSWGSARAAEKAIAYSGIDKGQIECLLHTSLSRDFLEPATAFLVHDSLGLPTTATLFDVSNACLGFVNGMVILANMIELGQVKAGIVVGSESSGHISDITIDEILNDPDMSRATLKRSLASLTLGSGAAAAVLTHSSLTKSGHKFLGGIVRTASQHNELCRIENDTYFFDPHAHPSMSTDSEGILKNGLLLASDAWKALEKELRWHNSDVDKIFCHQVTSVHQQLLFETLRLDKSKGFSSVEYLGNVGPVSLPITLAIAIDDGHLNAGDKVTMLGIGSGLSSVMLGVNW; from the coding sequence ATGCTGTACAATAATGTCTTCATTGAGACTTTGGGGTACGAACTCCCAGAGAACGTCGTTACATCGTTGAGTCTGGAGGAAAGATTAGCCCCAGTATACGATAAACTAAACCTTGCCTACGGTCGCCTTGAAACGATGACCGGCATTCGCGAGCGGCGAGTCTGGAACAACGGAACGCCCCCGAGTTGGGGAAGCGCCAGGGCAGCGGAGAAGGCCATCGCCTATTCGGGAATCGATAAAGGGCAGATTGAATGCCTACTTCACACTTCCCTGAGCCGCGATTTCCTGGAGCCGGCAACCGCCTTCTTGGTCCATGATTCTCTGGGACTTCCTACCACGGCGACCCTCTTCGATGTCTCAAATGCCTGTTTGGGCTTCGTCAACGGCATGGTAATTCTGGCCAATATGATCGAACTGGGCCAGGTAAAAGCAGGGATCGTGGTTGGCAGCGAGAGCAGCGGGCACATCAGTGATATTACAATAGATGAAATCTTGAACGACCCGGACATGAGTCGGGCCACGCTCAAACGCTCCCTCGCCTCGCTGACCCTGGGATCCGGAGCGGCAGCAGCGGTGCTGACTCACTCCTCCCTCACGAAATCCGGCCATAAATTTCTAGGCGGGATAGTACGTACTGCCTCCCAACACAATGAGCTTTGTCGCATAGAGAATGACACCTATTTCTTCGACCCGCATGCCCATCCCAGCATGAGCACCGACTCTGAAGGAATTCTGAAAAATGGCCTGCTACTTGCCAGCGATGCATGGAAGGCCCTGGAAAAGGAGTTGCGGTGGCACAACTCCGATGTAGACAAGATCTTCTGCCATCAGGTTACTAGTGTTCATCAACAACTGTTGTTCGAGACCCTGCGTCTGGATAAATCCAAGGGCTTTTCCAGTGTTGAATACCTGGGAAACGTTGGGCCCGTTTCCCTCCCCATTACGCTAGCCATAGCAATCGACGATGGCCATCTCAATGCCGGTGACAAAGTTACCATGCTGGGAATCGGCAGCGGCTTATCTTCTGTTATGCTCGGTGTGAATTGGTAG
- a CDS encoding beta-ketoacyl-[acyl-carrier-protein] synthase family protein, whose protein sequence is MNNETRIVITGIGLSAPNGNNLSEFRQNLLAGKSGIGKVETHYMGEVIAGACDFDPLKYQGKRELRRGTRAGSFAVYCSHEAVADAKLDLDSVDKSRIGVYVGITEHGNVQTENEIYNLKQFGYNLDLWSHHQNPKTVASAPAGEITLNMGVTGPHYTLGGACAAGSLGLIHGAQMLLLGEVDLALAGGVSEVIHGFGIYLSFKNERALASHPDPTKASRPFDRDRNGVVVSEGGCMCILEKLSDALKRGARIYGEIVGYAINSDASDYVLPNPQRQAECMNLALKKAGISASDIDIINTHATSTPQGDKAECQAIRQVFGDNSNTYINNTKSYIGHSMGAAGALELVGNLPSFEDHVVHQTINVDNLDPECAFKNLVINEPKKVDKVDYILNNSFGMLGINSALIVKRFAQ, encoded by the coding sequence ATGAATAATGAAACACGGATCGTAATCACCGGGATTGGTCTATCGGCACCAAACGGAAACAATCTTTCAGAATTTCGGCAGAACTTGCTCGCTGGCAAATCCGGAATTGGGAAAGTCGAGACCCACTACATGGGCGAGGTCATAGCTGGCGCGTGCGATTTTGACCCACTGAAGTATCAAGGGAAAAGGGAACTACGCCGGGGAACGCGAGCAGGGTCTTTTGCAGTTTACTGCTCTCACGAAGCAGTCGCTGACGCGAAATTGGATCTTGACTCCGTTGATAAATCGAGAATTGGTGTCTATGTCGGGATTACCGAGCACGGTAACGTGCAAACCGAGAATGAAATCTATAACCTCAAGCAGTTCGGCTACAATCTAGACCTCTGGTCCCACCATCAGAACCCAAAAACTGTGGCCAGTGCGCCAGCGGGCGAAATCACCCTGAATATGGGGGTTACCGGCCCGCACTACACACTGGGAGGTGCTTGCGCCGCCGGCAGCCTCGGACTTATACACGGCGCACAGATGCTGCTGCTGGGTGAAGTAGACTTGGCCCTGGCGGGTGGGGTCTCAGAGGTCATCCACGGTTTTGGTATTTATCTCAGCTTCAAAAATGAACGTGCGTTAGCGAGCCACCCGGACCCCACGAAGGCATCCCGTCCCTTCGACAGGGACCGAAACGGTGTTGTCGTTTCCGAAGGCGGCTGTATGTGCATTCTGGAGAAATTGAGTGACGCACTCAAAAGAGGCGCAAGGATTTACGGCGAGATCGTCGGTTACGCCATCAACTCGGATGCATCCGATTACGTTCTTCCCAACCCGCAAAGGCAAGCTGAGTGCATGAACCTTGCTCTCAAGAAAGCCGGCATATCAGCAAGCGACATCGATATCATAAATACCCATGCCACGTCTACCCCTCAAGGTGACAAGGCAGAATGCCAGGCAATCAGACAAGTCTTCGGGGATAATTCAAATACCTACATAAACAACACCAAGAGTTACATTGGCCATAGCATGGGCGCTGCTGGCGCCTTAGAACTGGTGGGTAATTTACCCTCATTTGAAGACCACGTCGTTCACCAGACGATCAATGTGGACAACCTGGACCCTGAGTGTGCCTTTAAGAACCTGGTAATCAACGAACCCAAAAAGGTGGATAAGGTCGACTATATCTTAAATAACTCCTTCGGAATGTTGGGCATCAATTCCGCCCTTATCGTTAAAAGATTTGCGCAATAG
- a CDS encoding FAD-dependent oxidoreductase, translating to MDRLRDTKPEYDAIVIGSGLAGLTNANMLAKNGYSVLLLEQHHQLGGLAAWFKRKGGHIFDVSLHGFPVGMIKTCRKYWSPEIADMIVQLKGIRFDNPQFSLTTTFEREDFTRILLERFRIPQENIEGFFNTSRDMNFYDDQTMTTRELFEKFFPGHDDVVRMLMEPITYANGSTLDDPAISYGIVFSNFMSKGVYTVRGGTDKFIGKMRDELTRNGVDIRTRALVEKIVIEDQRVSGVIANGKMIKCKAAISNGNLKSTIHKYVGDEHFSESFIEEARKVRLNNSSCQVYMGIKKGEAIDYIGDLLFTSVAEKFDSTMLCSRDITSRTFSIYYPETRPGSDMYSIVSSTNANYEDWASLSEEEYHTSKQELIESTLDTLEKYIPGARGKIDYVEAATPKTFQRYTLHERGASFGTKFEGLRVSMELHEEIPGLFHTGSVGIIMSGWLGAANYGVIASNNVDKYLRS from the coding sequence ATAGATCGGTTGAGGGATACCAAGCCGGAATATGATGCCATCGTCATTGGCAGCGGTCTAGCCGGGCTGACCAATGCAAACATGCTGGCTAAAAACGGCTATTCAGTTTTACTGCTGGAGCAGCACCATCAGCTCGGTGGACTGGCTGCCTGGTTCAAGAGGAAGGGGGGGCACATATTCGACGTTTCCCTGCACGGATTCCCGGTCGGCATGATTAAGACCTGTCGCAAATACTGGAGCCCTGAAATCGCTGACATGATCGTTCAACTAAAGGGAATCAGGTTTGACAACCCCCAGTTCTCCCTCACAACAACCTTCGAGAGGGAGGATTTCACCCGCATCCTGCTGGAGCGATTCAGAATACCCCAAGAGAATATCGAAGGCTTTTTCAATACATCCAGGGATATGAACTTCTATGACGACCAAACGATGACAACCAGAGAGCTTTTTGAGAAGTTCTTCCCCGGCCATGACGACGTTGTCCGCATGTTAATGGAACCGATCACCTATGCAAACGGATCAACCCTGGATGACCCGGCGATAAGCTATGGAATCGTGTTTTCAAATTTTATGAGTAAAGGCGTTTACACTGTTAGAGGCGGAACCGATAAATTTATCGGCAAAATGCGGGATGAGCTTACCAGAAATGGGGTCGATATTCGGACCAGGGCCCTGGTGGAAAAAATTGTCATCGAAGATCAAAGGGTATCGGGAGTAATCGCCAATGGCAAGATGATCAAGTGTAAGGCTGCTATCTCCAACGGCAATCTTAAATCAACTATTCATAAATACGTGGGTGACGAGCACTTTTCTGAAAGTTTCATTGAGGAAGCAAGAAAGGTACGCCTGAATAACAGCAGTTGCCAGGTCTACATGGGCATCAAAAAGGGTGAAGCTATCGACTATATAGGGGATTTGCTTTTTACTTCGGTAGCGGAGAAATTCGATTCCACCATGCTTTGCAGCAGGGATATCACCAGCCGTACCTTCTCCATATACTACCCGGAAACTCGCCCCGGCTCAGACATGTACTCTATTGTCTCTTCTACCAATGCAAACTACGAAGACTGGGCCAGCCTTTCTGAGGAAGAATATCATACCTCCAAACAGGAATTAATCGAATCGACGCTCGATACTCTGGAGAAATATATCCCCGGAGCGCGGGGGAAAATCGACTATGTTGAAGCCGCCACTCCAAAAACATTTCAGCGGTATACCCTTCACGAACGTGGCGCCTCTTTCGGCACTAAATTCGAAGGGTTGAGGGTCAGCATGGAGCTTCACGAGGAAATACCCGGACTTTTCCATACCGGGTCGGTGGGGATTATTATGTCCGGCTGGTTGGGCGCTGCTAACTACGGGGTGATTGCCTCGAACAATGTTGACAAGTATCTACGGTCGTGA
- a CDS encoding acyl carrier protein: MKAEEIRAMILEVIHEIVPDEDLSNLKGDIRIRDQIEMDSMDFLDVIMELRKRYGITVPEDDYMELSTLDSSVKYLEPLMKDI; encoded by the coding sequence ATGAAAGCAGAAGAGATTAGAGCCATGATTTTAGAGGTCATTCACGAAATTGTACCCGATGAAGACCTGAGCAATCTCAAGGGTGATATCCGCATACGAGACCAGATCGAAATGGACTCTATGGATTTCCTAGACGTCATCATGGAGTTGCGAAAACGATATGGTATCACCGTGCCCGAAGACGACTATATGGAATTATCAACGTTGGATAGCTCCGTGAAATACCTGGAGCCACTCATGAAAGATATCTAG
- a CDS encoding beta-ketoacyl-[acyl-carrier-protein] synthase family protein: protein MAVEKMPYDTRIVITGVGLTAPNGNNLSEFRQNLLAGKSGVGKIETHYMGEVIAGVCDFDPLLYQKKKELRRGTRAGSIAIYCAHEAIADAKLDLSSIDKSRIGIYLGITEHGNVETENEIYNIKQYDYNVDFWSHHHNPRTVANSPAGEVTLNMGITGPHYTLGAACAAGNLGIIQGSQMLLLDEVDLALAGGVSETPGTFGVFAAFKNEGALASHPDPQKASRPFDRDRNGIVVSEGGCICVLERLSNALERGARIYGEIVGHATNSDAFDFILPNAETQVVCMNLALKRAGISASDIDIINTHATATPEGDKAECRALREVFGNDSNSYINNTKSYIGHTMGAAGALELAGNLPSFEDHIVHPTINVDNLDPECAFKNLVINEPRKVDKVDYILNNSFGMLGINSVLIVKRFQG from the coding sequence ATGGCAGTTGAAAAGATGCCTTATGATACACGGATCGTAATCACCGGGGTCGGTCTAACCGCACCAAACGGGAACAATCTTTCAGAATTCCGTCAGAACCTGCTCGCCGGGAAATCGGGGGTAGGGAAAATCGAGACCCACTACATGGGCGAAGTCATAGCCGGTGTTTGTGACTTTGACCCGCTCCTCTATCAAAAGAAAAAGGAGCTTCGTCGTGGAACGCGGGCAGGGTCTATTGCAATCTACTGCGCTCATGAGGCGATCGCCGATGCGAAACTGGATCTTTCTTCTATTGATAAATCGAGAATCGGTATCTACCTGGGGATCACCGAGCACGGTAACGTGGAAACCGAAAATGAGATCTATAACATAAAGCAATACGACTATAATGTAGATTTCTGGTCCCACCACCATAACCCCAGAACAGTAGCCAACAGCCCGGCCGGCGAAGTTACCCTGAACATGGGGATAACCGGCCCGCACTACACATTGGGAGCCGCTTGCGCCGCTGGCAACCTTGGAATAATACAGGGTTCACAGATGTTGCTGCTGGATGAAGTAGATTTGGCCCTGGCGGGTGGGGTCTCGGAGACGCCTGGTACATTCGGTGTTTTTGCCGCTTTTAAGAATGAGGGGGCACTGGCGAGCCATCCCGACCCTCAAAAGGCATCACGACCTTTTGACCGAGACAGAAATGGTATCGTTGTTTCCGAGGGCGGATGTATATGTGTTTTGGAAAGACTCAGTAATGCACTTGAAAGAGGAGCCAGGATCTACGGCGAAATCGTGGGACATGCTACCAACTCAGACGCATTCGATTTCATCCTACCAAATGCAGAAACGCAGGTTGTGTGCATGAACCTTGCCCTCAAAAGAGCTGGCATATCAGCAAGCGACATCGATATCATAAATACCCATGCCACGGCTACCCCTGAAGGGGACAAGGCAGAATGCCGGGCATTAAGAGAAGTCTTTGGTAATGACTCAAATTCGTATATAAACAACACCAAAAGCTATATCGGCCATACTATGGGCGCTGCCGGCGCCTTAGAACTGGCGGGTAATCTGCCCTCCTTTGAAGACCACATCGTTCACCCGACGATCAATGTGGACAATCTGGACCCTGAGTGCGCTTTTAAGAACCTCGTAATCAACGAACCCAGAAAGGTCGATAAGGTAGACTATATCCTGAACAACTCTTTCGGAATGCTGGGCATCAATTCAGTTCTTATTGTCAAAAGATTTCAAGGATAA
- a CDS encoding NAD(P)/FAD-dependent oxidoreductase, with amino-acid sequence MSYDVIIIGAGMSGLAAGIRLAYYDKKVCILEKHHHVGGLNSFYSRDGHKFDVGLHAMTNYVPRGTKSTPLPKLLRQLKLKAEDFALCQQRTSAVRFPEKTLRFNNNLEFFIQEVVENFPAQADNFHKLLKTISEYDALALDAKPVSAREAVSTIISDPLLVDMIFCPLMYYGNAQENDMEFGQFVIMFRSILCEGFARPQAGVRQILDVLVKKYKDNGGELRLKCGVKSIQVANGRVESVLLDNAEVLTADSIISSAGYVETMRLLSNYNAKSFKNDVGRLSFVEFIMVLDRELAEVGYDTTIIFFNNSDRFSYRKPDDLVDVSSGVICCPNNFYFESPLPEAMIRVTNMANFDLWNKLEQEEYKAQKAAWLETSLKEVVKFVPDFRDSIIYTDVFTPKTIHRFTGHLNGAVYGTPNKIKTGRTHLENLFICGTDQGFLGIVGAMLSGISMANLHILQKG; translated from the coding sequence ATGAGTTACGACGTTATTATCATAGGGGCAGGGATGTCCGGCCTCGCCGCCGGCATCAGGTTGGCCTACTACGACAAAAAGGTCTGTATCCTGGAGAAACACCATCATGTCGGGGGATTAAACTCATTCTACAGCCGGGACGGGCATAAGTTCGATGTTGGCCTTCATGCAATGACCAATTATGTCCCCCGCGGTACCAAATCAACGCCACTGCCAAAGCTGCTGCGGCAGCTCAAGCTAAAAGCTGAAGATTTTGCCCTCTGCCAGCAACGGACGTCAGCGGTCAGGTTCCCAGAGAAAACCCTCAGATTCAATAACAACCTGGAATTTTTTATCCAAGAGGTGGTGGAGAATTTCCCAGCGCAAGCCGACAACTTCCACAAGCTGCTTAAAACCATTTCTGAATATGACGCATTGGCCCTGGATGCAAAACCAGTATCGGCTCGAGAAGCCGTGAGTACAATTATCTCCGACCCACTCCTCGTTGACATGATCTTTTGCCCGCTCATGTACTACGGCAATGCCCAGGAAAATGACATGGAATTCGGGCAATTCGTTATTATGTTTAGGAGCATCCTCTGTGAAGGTTTTGCCCGACCCCAGGCCGGGGTCCGGCAGATCCTCGATGTACTGGTTAAAAAATATAAAGATAACGGTGGCGAATTAAGGCTGAAGTGCGGTGTAAAAAGCATTCAGGTTGCCAACGGCAGGGTTGAATCGGTACTGCTCGATAACGCTGAAGTGCTGACGGCAGATAGTATAATATCATCGGCCGGTTACGTTGAAACCATGAGGCTTCTATCAAATTATAACGCTAAAAGCTTCAAGAATGATGTGGGGCGACTTTCATTCGTAGAGTTCATCATGGTCCTTGATAGAGAACTTGCGGAAGTGGGCTACGATACAACTATCATCTTTTTCAATAACTCGGATAGATTCAGTTATAGGAAACCGGACGATTTGGTCGATGTTTCAAGCGGTGTTATTTGCTGCCCTAACAATTTTTACTTCGAAAGCCCACTGCCTGAAGCCATGATCAGGGTAACCAACATGGCCAACTTCGATCTCTGGAACAAGTTAGAGCAGGAAGAATATAAAGCCCAGAAAGCTGCCTGGCTTGAAACATCTCTTAAAGAGGTGGTAAAATTCGTACCAGATTTCCGTGACTCAATCATTTACACAGATGTCTTCACTCCAAAGACGATTCACAGATTCACGGGTCACTTGAACGGTGCGGTATATGGGACTCCAAACAAGATCAAGACAGGAAGAACACATCTGGAGAACCTGTTTATTTGCGGGACAGACCAGGGGTTTCTGGGGATCGTTGGAGCAATGCTCAGCGGCATCTCCATGGCAAATCTCCATATACTACAGAAGGGATAA